The following DNA comes from Acipenser ruthenus chromosome 58, fAciRut3.2 maternal haplotype, whole genome shotgun sequence.
GTTTAAACCTGTGATGTATGGAAATGGAAATGAGGGAGAAAATAAAAGGGAGGGagaaacacactctctctctctctctctctctcttgctctgtcCTCCCCCTCTCCATTTCCTTCTCTCTAATATCAAAGCAGAAGATAATCTAATAATTACTAAAAAGGAAACTATTTAAACTGACAAATATAGATGTTGTTGAGATATGAAAAagacccccccccaccaccacaaaGGAAATATATGAGGCAGTGCCCCCCCCTCTCCACTTCCTGTATCGCTTCTCTCTATTTTACACTTCTCTCccatccccctctctcctccccctctctcctctccccctctctcctcccctctcctctccccctatccagctcccctccccctctctctaacGCCTCTGACAAAAatactctcctctccccctctgcaGTCTCtactccccccctctctctccacctctctcctctccaacCCCTCTCTTCTCttgtcactctctcccctccccctccccctctccacccccctctcttcccctctctcggTTCTCTTCTTTCTCTCCCTATTTctgccctcctcctccccctctcttctctcatctctcctctctgcccAGTGAACGCTGTAATAAAGCAGCTGAAGTGCAGCTAATGACTCAGAAAGATTAGGAGAATGCAAACTAGCTCTGATGAAACACAATTTAACAGCACAGGATCATAAAGCATAGGCTTAGAAAGACACTGTGATTGTACTGATGCCAATCAACAAAGACCTTTTGCTACCTATAACTAGTTTAGCATCACCtgggattttaggattgagatatatatatatatatatatatatatatatatatatatatatatatatatatatatatatatatatatatacagtactgtgcaaaagttttcggcaggtattttttttttctttttcatatgttgtttttttctgactttatgtgaacgaaaagacacaaattcgcccgttttctcattggaaataggtgaatttcaaaatatcactgtcctggtcacaaaagcaaagtttgtggggaataatagccattttctatacttttgaggcataagcaattaggaaataacatttactacccaggaaccaaaaaaaaaaaaaattgttacacggtatAATCAACATAATGAGAatacgtgaaaaaaaaaaatggtacattcGCATCTcagagaaacggataacgacacagaacgtctgtacagcactgaaacacgacgtttaaagataaataataaataatagatgggcctctattattattttttttgcaaaaaaaggaCACTAATTTTAGAAGGCATACTTATATATTTTGTTCGGTTTCAtgttgcacttcagggccaccgtagttAATTTGGTCGGTAGTTAAATTCCgtaaggaaaatatatatatatatacttttcagGATTTAAATACTCTGGTCAGGGACCAGGTATACGATTGCGTGTcttatcacattttttaattaaaacgacCAGGAAGGCTTCGTCTCTGCTGTTGTGGCTACATTCATAAGGCGGTGGACTAGAAATGCGTTGGTCTCTTCCGGCGTGGTTTCGAATCCTGCCAACAGCAAGATATTACctcttattgtttttatatattattattattattattattattattattagttgctACTTCCGATGTTTatttctgttctctctctctgcgtttatttaaagctgtaattagcaattAAAccctctccatttcttaattacatcGTGGATATATCTGACGGTGATGCAACATTCTTTCTAGAACTATattcttgaataaaaaaaaaacgctcgCTTTCCTCTCATTCCGAGGACGCTCGtttcagaataaataaatacattctgcctGCTGGAGACGCGCCCTTTAAGATTTAGCAAATAACAGAAACGCCAGGGTGGATTCGTGAAGCGTTACGGAACGACAGGGGAGGTGGCATTAAtgaagtcaggatggccgagcggtctaaggcgctgcgttcaggtcgcagtctcctctggaggcgtgggttcgaatcccacttctgacaaacagtttttttgtttatttttggaggatGCATCTAATGCTTTTGTcatttcacttgttttttttctttcttgttaatATTTATATAAGAAAGTCGTTAAACGAGAGACGTCACCTCAAGCCGGCACCTCGCCACTTCTGTCACATTTAAACTGTGATTAGGAGGCCTCTATCACACTGTTTTCTAAATTAACAtaacaatcttaaaaaaaaatagttatgtaatgtatttaaatgtttgtttgtttgtttttgtttgttttttaatacgcaaaaaaaaaattcttcgtTATATGTAGATAATTTCAATCACAAAATAACAACAACTACGTAGtgggcaggattcgaacctgtgtagggaaaccccaatgcctttctagtccatcgccttaaccactcggccacgactactttATATAATAAGACgtgtatttacttttaaaaatctattattattattattattattattattattattattattattattattattattattattattattattattattattattattattattattattagtcggttttataaaataaaaagaacgtctaccagaagtggggttcgaacccacgcggacatacatccattggatcttaagtccaacgccttaaccactcggccatcctggttCAGCACAGCCTCCTGACGTGCGCGCCGCTGCTCCCTATCCCATAGACTGCAAACGGGAGCCACGTCATCACTCGGGACTCGGGACCTTCGGCTTATTCCGCTCTAACTTCGCTGCTGTAGTCCCCTCGATTTTACAAGCATGGCGTGTCAAACTGGTCCTCATGAAACTGCTTTGGCAAGTGAAGCCCTCTGACTGCCTGAAAATGCTTTCAAACCATGTGAATATCTCAGTACAGCCGCACGGTTTGGAACATACAGGTGTCTGTGATTTAAAAACAGCATCTCTTGAAATAAAAGACAGATGAAAATGGTATCGTTACTCTCGCATATAATGAACACAGTAAGAGTCACGCTGATCCCAGCCAGTGTAACACAGAGAGGTTTTGAAAAAATACAGAGGTCCATATTCTTCAGAATGCAGGGCTGCAATCGAGGCAGATTACGTCTGTTAGCGTCACAAGAACGAGGGATCTTTGAAATACTATTGGTCTGCTTCCACGACAAGGAGGTGTGGTTTACGTAATGACATCATCCCTGAGCCAATAAAAACCGGATGCCATTCAGTATTGATAGTTCATTTGTATGTAGATTTAGTATTTCCCTTCAGTGTGGATATTAAGCAgactattaacaaacaaaaacaaaaagatgagTTGTTTCAAAGATAGATTTATTTCAAAGctgaaccaaaaataaataaaacacatgaaagTAAACTCAGGAATAACAGCAGAATAGACTTTGCTGCAGCAGTTAAAgctaggagggagggagggaggctctagtggtttgagctgaggagggactgggagggagggaggctctagtggttagagctgaggagggactgggagggagggaggctggctctagtggttagagctgaggagggactgggagggagggagggagggaggctctagtggtttgagctgaggagggactgggagggagggaggctctagtggttagagctgaggagagactgggagggagggaggctggctctagtggttagagctgaggagggactgggagggagggaggctggctctagtggttagagctgaggagggactgggagggagggagggaggctggctctagtggttagagctgaggagggattgggagggaggctggctctagtggttcgaGCTGCAGTCAGATAGGAGGGGGGCTGAGATGCCTCAGTGTGATGTGGGGTCTCAGGGTCTGTATAATGAGATGCCAGAGGGATGCCAGGGGGGAGTTGGCAGCCGGGTTGAAGCTGTGCTGAGCGCTCTGGTACAGGAGGCTGCAGAGAGAGACCAGGAGGATGGCACAAGCCAGCCCGATGCAGGAGAGACACGACCTGGCTGAGAGGGGGAGGAGGCGCCCCTGCTCTGAGctgcagggagacagagaggagaggagtgatACACAGCCACTGCATTATACACTGCACTGTACATGAGATACACAGCCACTGCATTATACACTGCACTGTACATGAGATACACAGCCACTGCATTATACACTGCACTGTACATGAGACACACAGCCACTGCATTATACACTGCACTGTACATGAGATACACAGCCACTGCATTATACACAGCCACTGAGTGGTCTGCACTCACAGCCTGTTGCCCTGGGTGGTTCTCCTGAACTGGACCAGCTGCCTGGAGACGGGAACCAGAGACCGGACCACAGGAACCAACTGCATCTCAGACCTGAGGAGCAGAGACAAGAAACACAGGAATATAAACCAGAGACCGGACCACAGGAACCAACTGCATCTCAGACCTGAGGAGCAGCAACAAGAAACACAGGAATATAAACCAGAGACCGGACCACAGGAACCAACTGCATCTCAGACCTGTGGAGCAGCAACAAGAAACACAGGAATATAAACCAGAGACCGGACCACAGGGACCAACTGCATCTCAGACCTGAGGAGCAGAGACAAGAAACACAGGAATATAAACCAGAGACCGGACCACAGGAACCAACTGCATCTCAGACCTGAGGAGCAGCAACAAGAAACACAGGAATATAAACCAGAGACCGGACCACAGGAACCAACTGCATCTCAGACCTGAGGAGCAGCAACAAGAAACACAGGAATATAAACCAGAGACCGGACCACAGGAACCAACTGCATCTCAGACCTGAGGAGCAGCGACAAGAGACACAGGAATATAAACCagagataataataattgtgctgcTTTACCACGTGAGTAAGCAGAAAGCGCGcagtcttaccagtcagcagTCACAGGGCTCTGAGGATCAGCAGGGtcctgcgagagagagagagagagcacaaggACATTTACAACGAGAGCAGCCCCGTCTCCTGTTGAATTCTCAAAGAACAGCTGAATATCAGAAGCTCCTGTTTCGGTCGTGTGGAGATGGAGTGGCTTCTCTTCCAGTTTTACCTCCGGGACGGTCTGTGTTGAGGAGCTGGTCGTCTGAACCTCTCTGTGGTTTCGACCGCCCCGCTCCTCAGACGGGATGCTCTGAATCGAACTCCCCCCCTCCTGGGCTCTCGACTCTCCTCTCAGCAGATCCTGCCCACCAAAAAAGTATAGAAAGccagcagtattattatttatttggcagacgtctttatccaaggcgactcacacaggcatcacagtacagggttacaatgcaagattcatatttaaatacagtgtagtttacagtgcaGATAATAATACTGCATTATTTTGaatcataaagtccaatgaaagctgctgaataatgttcccttgttaacatattgaattccaccccctctatatagaatgaactccctcagcttcatagagtccaatgaaagctgctgaataatgttcccttgttaacatattgaattccaccccctctatatagaatgaactccctcagcttcatagagttcaatgaaagctgctgaataatgttcccttgttaacatattgaattccaccccctctatatagaatgaactccctcagcttcatagagtccaatgaaagctgctgaataatgttcccttgttaacatattgaattccacaccctctatatagaaggAACTCCCTTTCCTAGGAGCTGTTACCCGTAGATTTGGGCTGCCTCTTATCGACCCCTCACCTGCTCTCCAGACTGCTGCAGGAAGTTGTTTTCCAGACCTGGGTTCCTGAGCAGCGAGGGCTCCTTCGCATCAAACTCGTTGTTAACCAGCATCCCACAGAGAGGGGTGGGGAGTGAAGAGccgactgtgtgtgtgtcctgaaaCAGCAGCCAGGTCAGGAGGGGTCAGCCTGTCCACTCACTtctcatactgtgtgtgtgtgtgtgtgtgtgcgtgtgtgtgtcagtgtgtgtgtgtgtcagtgtgtgtgtgtgtatgcatgtgtgtgtcagtgtgtgtgtgtgcgcctgtgtgtgtgtgcgtgcgtgcgtgtcagtgtgtgtgcgtgtctgtgtcagggggtgtgtgtgtgtcagggggtgtgtgtgcgtgtgtgtgtgtcagcgtgtgtgtgtgtcagtgtgtgcgtgtgcgcgtgtgtgtgtgtgcgcgtgtgtgtgtgtgtcagtgtgtgtgtgtcagggtgtgtgtgtgtgtgtcagtgtgtgtatgcatgtgtgtgtcagtgtgtgtgtgtgcgcctgtgcgtgtcagtgtgtgtgcgtgtctgtgtcagggggtgtgtgtgtgtcagggggtgtgtgtgtgtgtcagtgtgtgtatgcatgtgtgtgtcagtgtgtgtgtgtgcgcctgtgcgtgtcagtgtgtgtgcgtgtctgtgtcaggggggtgtgtgtgtgtcagggggtgtgtgtgcgtgtgtgtgtctgtgtgtgaaagAACAGCGGGGTCAGGAAGGGGTCAGGAGGCCACATGTATTCTGGGATTGCCTCGGTCAGGTTTGATTTCTGTATTTCTAAGAGATCAATAATCCTGTTTAGAATATTTTTACACTTGCATTAATACTGATAGTTACACATGGTCCTCAGCTGGAGGCATTTGAATAGACAGCGATGTACCTTGTGCACGTCCTGTATCTCTAGCTGCAGGGAGCTCTCAGTCCTGTCTCTCCAGGGCAGGGAGCCCTCAGTCCTGTCTCTCCAGGGCAGGGAGCTCTCAGTCCTGTCTCTCCAGGGCAGGGAGCCCTCAGTCCTGTCTCTCCAGGGCAGAGAGCTGCACACCAGAAGGGATTCCTGTGGGCTGCAACtgaacaacaacagcagcagcagcagcagcgatcTCATatctacagctgtggacaaacatgtcacaccccccccccctcccctcctatTGAATTAActtgcttcatagagtccaatgaaagctgctgaataacgttcccttgttaacatactgaattccaccccctctatatagaatgaactccctcagcttcatagagtccagtgaaagctgctgaataatgttcccttgttaacatattgaatttcacaccctctatatagaatgaactccctcagcttcatagagtccaatgaaagctgctgaataatgttcccttgttaacatattgaattccaccccctctgtatagaatgaactccctcagcttcatagagtccaatgaaagctgctgaataatgttcccttgttaacacattgaattccacaccctctatatagaatgaactccctcagcttcatagagtctgctgtacacacacacacccacacacacagtattaaacCCTATCAATTCAGCaggcaacacttttggccacagctgcaggTCAAACTCCCAGAAACCCCGCACGGATTACTCACGCTGTCAGATCATTATAACTCTGAGTCAGCTGGTCCTGAAGTCTGCTTATCTCTGCCTTCAGCTCCTTGtggaaaccaaaccaaaaaaagaaagaattcagGAATTGGACAGGCAAAGAGGTAAAGCTCAAACACCTTGAAACGGGCCGTTATTCATGGAAAAGTTATCGCTGTTATTAAAGGTGAATCGAGATGCAACGTTGTCTACGGCGTCTCAGCAGCTGATGGATCTCAGAACTTTCTCAAGTCGagtcttcaaggatcccagtgattctgcctcaacaacacgTCCTTTCCAtcccctcctctctgtctctctgtctcctaACCCTAAcgcttccctctgtcctgagtctccacttcatctccacactgtcctctggtcctgctGTGCTAACAGTATTAGTTATGGTTAACGAAGTCGACTCCCTGTCACGATTCTCACGAAATCATAACCCTGCTTTGTTCTAGACCCAGTTATTTCTCAAGCGAGGGTCCGGGACTGCTACCTGAATAAGGGAGACGTATTCCTCTATGCTCTGCTGaagtctttctgtctctctccctctctgtgagGCAAAAGACAACAAGCATATCAGTGAGACAAACTCCACTCCTGGGCTGTGAATTCAATATCAGAACCCCTGAGAAATCTCGGGATTCCTGCCATATTACTGCAGCTACAAACACACTGCCACTGAAACGCAGAGACTGGCTGTTCGCTGCTAGttttttgttgatgtttttgTCTCCTTCACAGAGTCGGAGTTCATTAAAGAGGCGAGGCTTTGGAAAAAGTCTcactgtgatgtttttgtttgacagtttctaaaaGATTTTACTGATAAAAAAACGCTTGCTGTATCAAACTGGAAGTCCTGAACCCACACATGGTTTGATACGATCATGTTCGCTTGATTTGAAATTTTATTACCCCTTATTAATACCAACACTAAAGTTTTACActcccctatagaatgaactcgcctcgcttcatgaagtggaacgaaagcTGCTGAATAGCCTTACCTTGCTGAatcacacaccactttgtagttttccaatctCATCTAACATGAAACAGTACTGTACTGCTATTCCGGTGCAGAAGTGTTTTTGGCGGTatcatttctttgattacatgatgttaaataaatctgtaattATAAAACAAGGCTTTCTATAAAAGCCTGGTGCATTATTATTGTAGAATGGGTTTACCTCTGTAATGACAGCATCCTTGCTGGAGAGTGTGTCCTCCACTTCATCAAGCAGAATCTGAGAAGAGATGGAACATGACACAAGCACTGACAGACCTGGAGGCCTGTTGGAATAACAGGTACAATCAGCATCGTCTGCAGAGTTTATGAGGTTTCTCACTTCGTTTCTGCATATATACCTTTGCTAGTTCCATTACAGCAATCCTAGCTAACAAAACACGTCCTATCTGAGTCACTTAGTACAGAGTCTCACccgcggagcacaaggaggttccgggacttgctcagggtcacgcgcagtgagtgagccgggatttgaagcggggacaagcccttttctttaaccacggcGCCCCGCAGCCTCCCGTGGGACGGGCGTTCTCAGCAGGGTTACCTTGAGCTCTGCTTTGTCCTCAGTCAGCTGCTCCACCCTCCAcctcagtgtgtctctctctgctgCCAGACGCACGCTCTGACAGGAGAAGCAAGCGGGAAGCGTTGTTTTTAATGCATTGTTTTCAGGACCCCTTATTAAAGCAATGCCATGCTATTTGTTTTATCATGTGTTTCCCATGGTTTTATGCATTTGCcattgtttaccctggtttgccatgtttttaataagctttatcataccgctctgtgctttacaatgcatacctagacagacagacagacaggcaggcagacacacacacagacagacagacagagggacagacagacaggcagatagacagagggacagacaggcagacagacagagggacagacagacacacacacacacacacacacacacaaagacacagacacacacacagacacacagacagacacacacacacagacccacacacacacagacacacacacagacacacacacagacagacacacacacacagacacacagacacacacacacacacacacagacagacacagacacacacacagacacagagacagacacacacacacacacacagacacacccttcACTGGCACTGCAAATAAAAAGCTATTTGAAGgtaataaatgtgtgtgtttttggtttcACCTCCTCCTGTCGACACCTCGTCTCCACAGTCATTGCCTGCTGCTCTCTCTCCTGTTGATGGGAAGCACAGCATTTCAAAACAGGGAAAAGAAACTAACTTACACGCCTCTGTGAAACACCAGCCAGGCTCAGTGCTGGAACGCAGGCCAAGCAAGAGCAGTTAGAAGCATTGCATCGTCCGTTCAAGAATTATAACATGAGACGGCTGGCTTGGAATAGCTTGCATAGTCACATAAAGCAGCCCAGCCcggcccagcccagcccagcacagcccagcccagcccaaccccgcccagcccagcccagtccagcccagcccagcccagcccaaccCCGCCCAGCCCAACCCaggccagcccagcccagcccagcccagcccagcccaaccccgcccagcccagcccagcccagcccagcccaggcCAGCCCAGCTCTCACCAGCTGTTTTGTGTGGCGTCTCATGTGGCTGTTGGTCTCCTCCAGCGCCTTGGCGGCTCCCTTCAGCTCCTCCAGCTCCTCAGAAACGCTCCTCGCCTGCTGCAGTGCATGCTGGGAGCTGAGGGGAACAGACAGAGTCGTCACAGTCACAGGGTCAGAGCTACAAAACATCCCTCTGAGCGATTTCAACTACAAAATACCAAAACACCCctccaagtgtgtgtgtgtgtgtgtcagtgtgtgtctcagtgtgtgtgtgtgtgtatgtgtgtgtggtgggggggtctcagtgtgtgtctgtgtgggtctcagtgtgtgtgtgtgtgtgtgtgtgtgtgtgtgtgcgtctcagtgtccGTGTCTCACATCCTCAGCTGCTGTTGCAGGAGGGAGATCTCTTCATTCAGATGGCTGCTCGTTTCCTCAGACCCCTCCACAGCTCTCTGCAGCGTCTCATTCCTCtcaatcagtgtgtgtgtgtgtgtgtgtgtgtgtgtgtgcgtctcagtgtccGTGTCTCACATCCTCAGCTGCTGTTGCAGGAGGGAGATCTCTTCATTCAGATGGCTGCTCGTTTCCTCAGACCCCTCCACAGCTCTCTGCAGCGTCTCATTCCTCTCAATCAGCCTCCTGTTTGTAAACTCAAGGCCTTCGATGGAGCTGAGCAGGTCTGCGGGCTCACTATGGAGACAgtgtgaggagaggagagaggagaggagagggagagggagagaaagagacggagagggaaagagggagagagggagaggagagggagagggagagggagagggagagggagagagagagaaagagacggagagggaaagagggagagagggagagggagggagagagggagagggagaaagagacagagagggagagagggagaaagagacggagagggagagagggagagggagagggagagggagggagagagagagggagagggagagagaggagaaaggaaagagggagagaaagagagaggggagagagaggacacagagagagaggggagagaggagacagagagagagggagagggggagagagaggggagagacggagagagttcagtttagtttagtttagtttagtttatagtttatagtttAGTTTCTTCACTGTGTGCCCCGaggcacaggtacatctcaatagtgcagcactaagaaataaatactaaaaataatcataataatacaaagagagacctgaACACACCAgactcaataaaataacaatacaacaagaaACTCCAAACAATTACTGTGCATCCAAAGTGatatcaatacacacacacacacacacaca
Coding sequences within:
- the LOC117967282 gene encoding protein KASH5-like; the encoded protein is MRRHTKQLEREQQAMTVETRCRQEESVRLAAERDTLRWRVEQLTEDKAELKILLDEVEDTLSSKDAVITERGRETERLQQSIEEYVSLIQELKAEISRLQDQLTQSYNDLTACSPQESLLVCSSLPWRDRTEGSLPWRDRTESSLPWRDRTEGSLPWRDRTESSLQLEIQDVHKDTHTVGSSLPTPLCGMLVNNEFDAKEPSLLRNPGLENNFLQQSGEQDLLRGESRAQEGGSSIQSIPSEERGGRNHREVQTTSSSTQTVPEDPADPQSPVTADWSEMQLVPVVRSLVPVSRQLVQFRRTTQGNRLSEQGRLLPLSARSCLSCIGLACAILLVSLCSLLYQSAQHSFNPAANSPLASLWHLIIQTLRPHITLRHLSPPPI